From the genome of Cognaticolwellia beringensis, one region includes:
- a CDS encoding AEC family transporter: MLTEFLSTLNFSFSVTGPIFMMVVLGVILKHYGIIGQAFVDQSSILVFKISLPVLLGMSMIRTDIATVFDPATIASASLSTLLVFVLLTLTAFVFVKNPRDKGVYVQGAFRGNLAVVGLALCVNLYGEAGIAKASIVMSILSLVYNILSIYTLTTTLTDKKLNVIAMMVNITKNPLIIGIVLGIMINLLHIPVHPVLMQTGDYLGQLTLPLALLCIGATLSFSDMKGTKTVASAAVIAKLIVTPIIITSIGYASGFSPMDLGILFLMSSTPTAAASYIMVKAMKGNETLAANIIVMSTVASLLTVSIGLAILKSFALI; this comes from the coding sequence GTGCTAACTGAATTCCTATCTACTCTCAATTTCTCTTTCTCTGTTACCGGCCCAATTTTTATGATGGTTGTGCTAGGCGTTATCCTTAAACACTACGGCATAATTGGACAAGCCTTTGTCGATCAATCATCAATACTGGTGTTTAAAATTTCACTCCCTGTGTTGTTGGGCATGAGTATGATAAGAACTGATATTGCTACTGTGTTTGACCCTGCCACCATTGCAAGCGCATCGCTTTCCACTTTACTGGTTTTTGTGTTGTTAACGCTAACTGCCTTTGTTTTTGTTAAAAATCCGCGTGATAAAGGCGTGTATGTGCAAGGCGCTTTTCGAGGGAATTTAGCTGTTGTGGGCTTAGCACTTTGTGTCAACTTGTATGGGGAAGCTGGTATTGCTAAAGCGTCTATTGTTATGTCAATACTGTCACTGGTGTATAACATTTTGTCTATTTACACCTTAACGACAACGCTAACGGATAAAAAACTTAATGTAATCGCAATGATGGTCAATATCACTAAAAACCCACTAATCATAGGTATTGTGCTCGGTATTATGATTAACTTACTGCATATCCCGGTACACCCCGTATTAATGCAAACAGGCGATTACTTAGGCCAACTTACCCTACCTTTAGCGCTACTTTGTATTGGTGCTACTTTGTCGTTTTCTGATATGAAAGGCACTAAAACTGTTGCCTCAGCAGCGGTTATCGCCAAACTGATTGTAACGCCTATTATCATTACTTCTATCGGTTATGCGAGTGGCTTTTCACCAATGGATTTGGGGATACTATTTTTAATGTCTAGCACACCCACAGCTGCCGCAAGCTACATAATGGTAAAGGCCATGAAAGGTAATGAAACATTAGCCGCCAATATTATTGTGATGAGTACAGTGGCGTCATTGTTAACCGTCAGCATTGGCTTAGCTATTCTCAAATCTTTCGCGTTAATTTAG
- a CDS encoding DUF3016 domain-containing protein yields the protein MTKIITCLLSLAIVISQNTAVQAAQVEVKWTNPDKYTDVDAGEEHRQHFKDRTFKAFEKHFAKLAELLPENQKLIFDITNVDLAGDVNFGGVKRIRIVKDLFFPRMEFSYQLLNADNSVIKSEEVSLKDMGFMMHSGLRYRNQTLGYEKEMLDDWFKKTFENEMVK from the coding sequence ATGACTAAAATTATTACATGTTTGTTGAGCTTGGCAATCGTTATAAGCCAAAATACGGCAGTTCAAGCCGCACAAGTTGAAGTTAAATGGACAAATCCTGATAAATATACGGATGTTGATGCTGGCGAAGAACACCGTCAACACTTTAAAGATAGAACTTTTAAAGCGTTTGAAAAGCACTTTGCTAAGTTGGCCGAATTGTTACCTGAAAATCAGAAGCTAATTTTTGATATTACTAATGTAGATTTAGCTGGTGATGTTAATTTTGGTGGTGTAAAGCGTATTCGTATTGTAAAAGATTTGTTTTTTCCACGTATGGAATTTAGTTATCAATTATTAAATGCTGATAATAGCGTGATTAAAAGCGAAGAAGTTTCCCTAAAAGATATGGGTTTTATGATGCATAGTGGTTTGAGATATCGTAATCAAACCTTAGGCTACGAAAAAGAGATGCTTGATGATTGGTTTAAAAAGACCTTTGAAAATGAGATGGTCAAGTAG
- the epmB gene encoding EF-P beta-lysylation protein EpmB, translating to MNIEMPQIITQITEKLHTSWQKELANVITDPKTLLELVDISPENYQQHFAARKLFPVRVPRPLLSRIKKGDINDPILKQVMPLDLEFSITDGYNEDPLEEHDTVAPGLLHKYKHRVLMMVKTGCAINCRYCFRRHFPYADNSPNKARWQQALDYIESHVEINEVIFSGGDPLMANDEHLQWLMTEIEKIPHITRLRIHTRLPIVIPQRITPALVKALSLTRLKPVIVFHVNHANEIDNNVSQALEPLLAARIPLFNQSVLLKGINDNASTLAELSERLFDVGIVPYYLHLFDKVQGVAHFDLSESEAKRITLELMAILPGYLMPKLVREIAGEANKTPINLT from the coding sequence TTGAATATAGAAATGCCGCAAATAATAACCCAAATCACCGAGAAATTGCACACTTCTTGGCAAAAAGAATTAGCAAATGTTATTACCGATCCAAAAACCTTACTAGAGTTGGTCGATATTTCACCAGAAAACTATCAACAGCACTTTGCTGCTCGTAAACTATTTCCGGTCCGTGTCCCACGCCCATTATTGTCTCGCATTAAAAAAGGCGACATTAACGACCCTATTCTAAAACAAGTCATGCCATTGGATTTAGAATTCTCAATTACTGACGGATATAATGAAGATCCACTGGAAGAACATGACACTGTGGCACCAGGATTACTGCATAAATATAAACATCGCGTGTTAATGATGGTTAAAACGGGTTGTGCGATTAATTGCCGCTACTGTTTTCGTCGCCATTTTCCTTATGCTGACAACAGCCCTAACAAAGCAAGATGGCAGCAAGCGCTTGACTATATTGAAAGTCATGTAGAGATCAACGAAGTTATTTTTAGTGGTGGCGATCCATTAATGGCTAATGACGAACACCTACAATGGCTAATGACTGAAATTGAAAAAATCCCACATATTACCCGTTTGCGTATTCATACCCGCTTGCCCATTGTTATTCCTCAACGAATTACCCCAGCTTTAGTCAAGGCATTAAGTCTAACCAGGCTTAAACCTGTGATCGTTTTTCATGTTAATCACGCCAATGAAATCGACAACAATGTTTCGCAAGCCCTTGAACCTTTGCTTGCCGCAAGAATACCACTGTTTAATCAAAGCGTATTGTTAAAAGGTATAAATGACAACGCCAGTACATTAGCTGAATTAAGTGAACGCTTATTTGATGTCGGCATTGTGCCTTATTACCTTCATTTGTTTGATAAAGTGCAAGGCGTGGCCCATTTCGACTTAAGCGAATCAGAGGCAAAAAGAATCACATTGGAATTGATGGCCATATTGCCCGGGTATTTAATGCCAAAACTTGTTAGAGAAATAGCAGGAGAAGCGAACAAAACTCCCATTAATTTGACATAA
- the efp gene encoding elongation factor P, producing MANFSTNQFKAGLKLMIDGEPCNIIDNEIVKPGKGQAFNRIKIRKLISGKVLEKTYKSGESVEGADVMDSELGYLYADGEFWHFMNNETFEQIAADEKAVGDVAKWLAEGDVCTITFWNGNPISVDPPNFVELEITETDPGLKGDTAGTGGKPATLVTGAVVRVPLFVQIGDVVKVDTRTGDYVSRASK from the coding sequence ATGGCTAATTTTAGCACTAACCAGTTCAAAGCTGGACTTAAATTAATGATTGATGGTGAACCTTGTAACATTATCGATAATGAAATCGTAAAACCAGGTAAAGGGCAAGCATTTAACCGTATTAAAATTCGTAAGTTAATATCTGGCAAGGTATTAGAGAAAACTTATAAATCAGGTGAAAGTGTTGAAGGCGCTGATGTTATGGACTCAGAGCTAGGCTATTTATATGCCGATGGTGAGTTTTGGCATTTTATGAACAACGAAACCTTTGAGCAAATTGCCGCTGATGAAAAAGCAGTTGGCGATGTAGCTAAGTGGCTAGCAGAAGGCGATGTTTGTACCATTACCTTTTGGAACGGCAACCCTATCTCAGTTGATCCACCAAACTTTGTTGAATTAGAAATTACAGAAACTGACCCTGGCCTTAAAGGTGATACGGCAGGTACTGGCGGCAAACCAGCAACATTGGTTACTGGTGCGGTTGTTCGTGTACCATTATTTGTGCAAATTGGTGATGTGGTGAAAGTTGATACACGCACAGGTGACTATGTTTCACGTGCAAGTAAATAA
- a CDS encoding DUF4389 domain-containing protein → MRADLENELFDEDKTTEKSWKNPGIWQRGLAMLCFGFISGFIRLFITLIAIFQFITMLFTNKPNSQFLALGQSLNSYSYQINQFLTINSETYPFPFTDWPDGRTSRVPPSEHV, encoded by the coding sequence ATGAGAGCTGATTTAGAAAATGAATTATTCGACGAAGATAAAACCACAGAAAAGTCATGGAAAAACCCCGGTATTTGGCAACGTGGATTAGCCATGCTGTGCTTTGGCTTTATTAGTGGATTTATTCGCCTTTTTATTACCCTAATCGCCATTTTCCAATTTATTACTATGCTATTTACTAATAAACCTAATAGCCAGTTTTTAGCGCTTGGGCAAAGTTTAAATAGCTATAGTTACCAAATTAATCAATTTTTAACGATTAATTCTGAAACCTACCCATTCCCGTTTACTGATTGGCCAGACGGTCGCACTTCACGAGTGCCGCCTTCAGAGCACGTATAG
- a CDS encoding S9 family peptidase, with amino-acid sequence MFISKISRWCTLTVLSASLIACQSTSKQATTRSVTDVPLTIERIYKDREFTSQWLGQIRWLADGSGYTAIEKSEKTKIIKQDAPQAAEKTESMGKDIVFYDPNTLNRQILIFAEQLIPAGEETPLDIDNYIWSDDRSQVLIYTNSKKVWRSNSRGDYWILNLSTNTLSQLGGKSVKDSSLMFAKFSPDGKKVAYVVDNNIYVETLTNSKITQLTNDAGNGIINGLFDWVYEEEFSIRDGFRWSPDGKSIAYWQLDTTGSKDFIMINNTDELYPTLTKFPYPKVGEDNALAKIGIVNVESAKTTWAKLPNNSREMYVPRMNWSGNSEQVLIQHVNRKQDTNQLYLTNINNGEVDLILTEQEENFLDFYDDAKWLENGTDFIWKSERSGWRHIYKVSRDGANMVNLTQGEFDITDLQAIDEKNGWIYFIASPKNVAQRYLYRSKLDGTLSNQRITPEQYSGSNSYQMSPDGQWAIHTHSSFAQPSQKQLIKVEGHQQKHQLMANNKLNEQLATLAKPEHEFFQVTAQDGVVLDGYIMRPADFDASKKYPIIFYVYGEPAGQTAQDRWRGNDYFWDQMLTEQGFIVASIDNRGTPAPKGREWRKSIYGAVGILSSRDQADALKAMAERWSYIDLDRVGIWGHSGGGSMTLNMLFRYPELYKVGISLAPVADQRLYDSIYQERYSGLLTDYAEGYKQGSPITHAKNLQGKLLLIHGTGDDNVHYQGTERLINELIKHNRQFDFMSYPNRSHGIREGEGTTLHLKTMMTNYFNEHLK; translated from the coding sequence ATGTTTATAAGTAAAATATCACGGTGGTGTACATTAACCGTACTATCCGCGTCATTAATCGCTTGCCAGAGTACTTCAAAGCAAGCCACAACTAGAAGTGTAACCGATGTGCCTTTAACCATTGAACGTATATATAAAGACCGTGAATTTACTTCACAATGGCTTGGACAAATTCGCTGGTTAGCCGATGGCAGTGGCTATACTGCTATTGAAAAGTCTGAAAAAACCAAAATAATTAAGCAAGATGCTCCCCAAGCAGCAGAAAAAACAGAAAGTATGGGTAAAGATATCGTTTTTTACGATCCAAATACCTTAAATCGTCAAATACTCATTTTTGCAGAACAGCTCATCCCTGCTGGCGAAGAAACCCCCTTAGACATCGATAATTACATTTGGTCAGACGATCGTTCGCAAGTACTTATTTATACTAATAGTAAAAAAGTTTGGCGTTCAAATAGTCGCGGTGATTATTGGATATTAAATCTGTCAACGAATACGTTAAGTCAGTTAGGCGGTAAATCGGTGAAAGACAGCAGCTTAATGTTTGCTAAATTCTCACCTGATGGTAAAAAAGTTGCTTATGTGGTTGATAATAATATTTATGTAGAAACACTTACCAATAGCAAAATAACGCAACTCACTAACGATGCTGGCAATGGCATTATTAATGGTTTATTTGACTGGGTTTACGAAGAAGAGTTTTCTATTCGTGATGGCTTTCGTTGGAGCCCTGATGGCAAAAGTATCGCTTATTGGCAATTAGATACGACAGGCAGTAAAGACTTCATCATGATCAACAACACCGATGAACTTTACCCGACTTTAACTAAGTTTCCTTATCCCAAAGTGGGCGAAGATAATGCTTTAGCTAAAATTGGCATTGTTAATGTAGAAAGTGCTAAAACCACTTGGGCAAAACTACCTAATAACTCACGTGAAATGTATGTGCCACGAATGAACTGGTCAGGAAATTCTGAACAAGTCCTCATTCAACATGTTAATCGTAAACAAGATACTAACCAGCTTTATCTAACCAATATCAATAATGGTGAAGTCGACCTGATACTAACCGAGCAAGAAGAAAACTTTTTAGATTTTTATGATGACGCAAAATGGCTAGAAAATGGCACTGATTTTATTTGGAAAAGTGAACGCAGTGGTTGGCGCCATATCTACAAAGTATCTCGCGATGGTGCGAACATGGTTAACTTAACCCAGGGTGAATTTGATATTACCGACCTGCAAGCGATTGATGAGAAAAATGGTTGGATTTATTTTATCGCCTCACCTAAAAATGTAGCTCAGCGCTATTTATATCGCAGTAAGCTTGATGGTACGTTATCAAACCAACGTATAACACCTGAGCAATATTCAGGCTCAAATAGCTACCAAATGTCGCCAGATGGTCAGTGGGCTATTCATACACATTCTAGTTTTGCTCAACCAAGCCAAAAACAGTTGATTAAAGTCGAAGGGCATCAACAAAAACATCAGTTAATGGCCAACAATAAACTTAATGAACAACTGGCAACCTTAGCAAAACCTGAACATGAATTTTTTCAGGTAACCGCACAAGATGGTGTGGTACTTGACGGCTATATCATGCGCCCTGCTGACTTTGACGCGAGTAAAAAGTACCCGATTATTTTCTATGTTTACGGCGAACCCGCAGGACAAACAGCGCAGGATAGATGGCGCGGTAACGATTATTTTTGGGACCAAATGTTAACAGAGCAAGGCTTTATTGTTGCCTCGATTGATAATCGCGGCACACCGGCTCCCAAAGGTCGAGAATGGCGTAAATCCATTTATGGCGCAGTGGGTATTTTATCATCTCGTGATCAAGCTGACGCGCTTAAAGCCATGGCTGAACGTTGGTCGTATATTGATCTAGACCGTGTCGGTATTTGGGGCCATTCAGGTGGCGGCTCAATGACCTTAAATATGTTATTTCGTTACCCTGAACTTTATAAAGTAGGCATATCATTAGCACCAGTTGCGGATCAGCGTCTGTACGATAGTATCTATCAAGAACGTTATTCTGGGTTATTAACAGATTATGCCGAAGGCTATAAGCAAGGTTCACCGATCACTCATGCTAAAAATCTACAAGGTAAATTATTACTCATTCACGGTACGGGCGACGATAACGTGCATTACCAAGGCACTGAACGATTAATTAATGAGTTAATAAAGCATAACCGTCAGTTTGATTTTATGTCGTACCCAAATCGCAGCCACGGTATACGCGAAGGTGAAGGCACAACGCTACATTTAAAAACCATGATGACAAATTATTTTAATGAACATTTAAAGTGA